CGTCGATGCGCTGCGTCGGCTACCGCCAGGCCTGGGAGCACCAGGACGGCCTGTACGGCCACGACGAATTCGTCGAGCGCGGCGTCGCCGCCACCCGCCAGCTGGCCAAGCGCCAGCTGACCTGGACCCGCAGCCTGGACGCGATCCCGGTCGACGCGCAGCGCGACGGCCTGGCCGGGCTGCTGGGCGACGCGGTGGACGATTTCCTCGCCGGCCGGCCGCCGGCCGAGTCGCTGCGCTACGCCGGCGATTTCTGAGAGACAAACGGCGGGCCGGCCCGCCGTTTCCGCATCGCCCCGCAAGCCGCTCAGGGGCTGACGCTCATCCGCAGCGTGTGCGTCCAGTTGTGGTCGCTGGCCGACACCACGCTGTTGTACGAAGCATAGGTCATTCCTTCCCCCGGCCACGGATTCATCATGTACAGGTAGTTGCCGCTGCCGCTCTGGTAGCCGCGGCCGACGATGAAGTGGCCGCCGCCGTTGGTCCAGCCGTAGCGGATCACGAAGGGGCGGTTGGCCTGGATGTCCTGCAGCACGTGGGTCCAGGACAGGTAGTCGTACACCGCGGTGTTGGGCACGCCCCAGTTCTTCAGGATGCCCTGCAGGCTGCCGTTGCTGCCGAACATGTCGTTGGGCTGGTTGGCATAGCTGTTCCAGTTGAAATTGCTATTGCCGCAGGCGTAATTGATGCCGAAGGCCCAGTTGACGATCGCGCACTGGGTGGGCGTCTTGTTGTACAGGCCCAGCACCGCCTTGCTGGAGCCGGCCCAGCACCACTGGCTGTGCTCCTGGGTGGTCAGCGGCACATTCAGCACCTTGCTGTCCGCCAGCGCGGCCGCCGCCGACGCCGACAGGGCCGAGGCCAGGATCATCGCGTTCAAGCGCTTGTTCATGTTCACGCCCTCCTCAACGGAAACTAGCCAGGCCGGCGCGCACCGCGGCGCGCAGCGGTTCGATCAGGTCCGCGCCGTCCAGCAGCGCCGGCTGCTGCTGCAGCGACAGCCTCTCCCGCGCCGACATCAGCGCGGCGAATCGCGGCTTGCCGCCCGCAGGCGCCACCTCCAGGAAATCGGTCTGCGCCTGATAAACGCGCAGGAAGCGAGTCTGGCCGTGGCCGGCTTGCGCGGCCTCGACATTGCGGGCCAGCTCGGCCGCGCCGAAGGAAATGGCTTGCCAGCGGCCATCCATCTTCTCCACGGTCACCAGCCCTACCGGCCTCGCCCCGGACAACACGACGAAGCGCCAGCTGCCGGTCGGCGTCATCAGTCGGCTGAGATCGGCCTCGGCGGCCAGCAGCCGCTGCGGATCGACGGTATAAACCGGAAACCCGCGTCCCAGCTGGAGCGAGGCCAGTTCGCGGCCATCCGCCAGCGCCAGCGGAAAACCATCCGGCAGGCGGGCGCCGTGCTCCGCCTGGTTCTGTTTGGCGAATTCGGCCAGGCCCTGGCGGGCGGCGCCGGCGATGCCCTGCTCCTGAATTGCGTATGAAACGGGGAGCGGCTGCGCCGACGCCGGGCGGGAGGCGATGACGGCCAGGCCGAGCCCGACCGCCAGAATGATCAAAGATTTCGACTGCATGGCTGGACTCTCCTTGCTGGGGATGCGGTTGCGGTTCACTGCGCCAAAAATACCAAACGCATACCAATAGTCTTAGCGGTCGAAAATCTGCGGTTCAAATTTGCAAACAAGGTCCAATTGATTGAATTTTCAATAAAAAATCAATGAATTACATTCACTTGTACGACGTTTTTAAAGTAAAAAATCAGACAAAAACTGTTCTGAAGATCAGGAGTCATCTTGTTCTTCATGCAAATGTCCGCCTATCGTGAAACATCTTGCCGGGAGACACCCCATGCGCATCGCCATTCCGCCGCTCCTGTACACCCTGCTGGCAGCGGCATCGATCCAGGCCGCCCCCGCTCCCGACCACCCGCGCGTGCCGCCCGACGAAGCGTTCCAAGCCTGCAACGGCAAGAAAGCCGGCGATGCCGTCACCTTCACCACCCCGCGCGGCGAGAAAATGAGCGGCAAATGCAGAATGATGCCGGCCCGGATGGCGGCCGTGCCCGACCATCCGCCCCCGCCGCCGGAAGGAAAGGCCCCGCCCCCGCCGCAATAGGCGCGGCACGAAAAAAAAACGGCGCGGCCTGCCCGGACCGCGCCGTCCTCATGCGCTCATTTGGCCAGCACGCCCTCCCACAGCCGGTTCAGTTGGGGGTCGGTGAACGGCTTGATGCTTTCGTAGATGTGGCTGACGCCCACCGTAGCCTTGGCGTTGGTGTCGGTCGCCTTGCCGGCGTTGTGGCAGGAGAAGCAGTTGTACAGCTTGTTGCCCAGGGTGACATAGGTTTCCATCGTCGAATTGGCCAGCGCGTTGCCGCCGACGTGATTGGGCTGGTTGTTGCCGCCGGCAGCCTGGAACGGGTTGTACGGATCATTGCCGCCATTGGTCCAGGTGGCGCCGATCAGCAGATAGTTGCGCCGGGTATCGCCTTGTTTCAGCAGGCTGCGGACGCTGTTGTTGATCGAAATCACCTCGCTGTTGGCCTGCGCCGCGCTCTGCGCCGGCTGTATCGGCAAAGCGGCGGACACCCCCCAGGGGAAGGTGCGCAGGGTGTCGCTGGGCGAAACGGTCTGTCCGCTGCTGGCCCTGACCGTGAGCGGACTGGCATCGGGATCGACATACATGTGCTGGACGTTGAACGGCCCGGTCGCGCCATTGGCCGAGAACAGCATGCCCTTGGGCACTTCCTGCGGCACCGCCACCGTCGCGCCCTGGGCGTTGATGTAGGAATAGGCGCCATTGGGCGAGTTGCTGTCATGCTCGAACGTGGCCCAGATCATTTCCGGGTGCCCGGCGGCGCTGCCGACCACATGCAGGCCCACCAGCGCCAGCAGCGCCTGGCGGCTGCCGGTCTGCACCCATTTCTGCGAATCGCGGGTATCGAACACCGGAATCTCGCCCACGGTGGTGATATAGCGATTGGTATCCAGGCCGTCCGCCTCCACCCAGGAGGCTTTCAATTCCAGCGCCAGCGCGTCGGCATCCGGCACCCGGTGATGGTGCTGCTTGGCCCAGGCCAGCACCTTGTCCAGCTCGGCCTGAGTGGTGGGGAAGCGCAGCCTGGGATTCTTGGTGCCGCTGGCCGAGGCAAAGAAGGCGTACACGTCGTTGACCAGGATGGTGTAGTAGACCATCTTGCCGCCCCGCCCCATCAGCGCGGCGCCGTCGGCCTGCTGGGGGCCGCTGCCGTCGGCCTGGGTGACCCCGCTATCCTTGTCCACCGCATCGGTCTTGTCGAAGCGCGGCTTGTTCACCCGGATGCTGAACAGCGATGCCGGCTTGCCGCCGCAGGTGTTCACGCCCAGCTCGCGATTGACCAGGCAGCGCGCCTTGCCGTCGTCGCTGTTCAGCACGCTGTAGAACGCCACCGAGTCCATCACCGTGCCGTTGCCGCCGAACAAGCGCATCGGCGAGGAGGTCAGCCACAGGAACATCCGCTGCGACCACTGGTAGAAATTGCAATTGATGGTCTTGTTGCTGGCCGGCGGATTGACGGTGTCGTGGTTGAACTTGACGCTGTTGGCCGGCGTGACCACGCCGTTGGGCGTCACCCGGTCGAACAGGAACCAGCTTTGGAATATGGCCGGGCTCACCGTACAGGTGGCCGCGGCGTCCGCCGGAACCAGGTTTTGCGCCTGGCTGGCGCCGCCGGCCAGGCAGGCCAGCAAGATCGCGGATGCCGCCGGCGCGCCGGCGATAGCTTTGCGGATGAACATTCTGCGTATCTCCCTGTAAGCATTAGGGCCAGCGGCAAAGCGGCTGGACATGGAAAAGGCGCTCATTCAAGCCTGCAGCCCTGAATGAAGCGCCTATATCCGTTCTAGCGAAGGGGAAATGACGTTTCAATTGATAAATAACTAGTTGAAATTACTTAGGAATACAGCCTGGACAGGCACGCCCGGCCTGCATGGCGAAAGACAAAGCCGACGAACAGGCGATACGCCCCGAGCCGCGCGCAACAAGGACATCCATGAAAAAGCCCAGCGTCCGCCACGCGGACGCTGGGCTTTCGTATCCCGGCGGAGGCTGGCGCCTCCTGTCCGGATGCGGATCAGCGCGCGGCCACCAGCTTGATCTCCACCTTCCACGCCGGATTGGCCAGCTTGGCTTCCACTGTGGCGCGGGCGGGCACGTTGCCGGCCGGCACCCAGGCGTCCCAGGCGGCGTTCATCGCGTCGTAATCGGCCAAGCTGGCCAGGAAGATGGTGACGTCGACGATCTTGGTCTTGTCCGAATCCAGTTCCGCCAGCAGGGCGTCGATCTGGGCGAGCACGTTCTCGGTCTGGCCGCGCGCGTCGGCGTCGGTGTTTTCCGGCACCTGGCCAGCCAGGAAGATCAGGCCGTTGCTGACCACGGCCTCGGCCAGGCGGGCGCCCTGCTTGTGACGGTAAATGCTCATATCGTTCTCCATATCGATGGGTAGGTGGGCATGACGGCCGATTCTAGCGGCAAAGCGCTCAGCTGTCCCGCCGCGCCTGCTCCAGGTCGGCGATCAGCGCCGCCTCGCCCTCGACGCCGACCGACAGGCGGATCAGGTTGTCGTGGATGCCGAGCGCGGCGCGGCGCTCGGCCGGAATCGACGCGTGGGTCATCGCCGCCGGCAGGCAGACCAGGCTTTCGACGCCGCCCAGGCTTTCGGCCAGCGCGAACAGCTTGAGCCTGGCCAGGAAGGCCTTGACGTCGCCCTTCAGATAGAACGACACGATGCCGCCGTAGCCCTGCATCTGGCGGCGCGCCAGCGCGTGCTGCGGATGGCTTTCCAAGCCTGGGTACAGCACCTTTTCCACCCAAGGCTGCGCCTCCAGCCAGCGCGCGATGGCCAGGCCGTTGCGGTTGTGCTGCTCGATGCGCAGCGCCAGCGTGCGCAAGCCGCGCAGCACCAGGAAGCTGGGGAAGGCGTCCAGGATGGCGCCCACCGCGTTATGCAGGAAGGCCAGCTGTTCGGCCAGTTCCGGCTGGTCGCGGCTGACCACAGCCACGCCGGCCACCACGTCGGAATGGCCGTTCAGGTATTTGGTGGCGGAGTGGACGACGATGTCGAAGCCGAAGTCCAGCGGCCGCTGGTTGACCGGCGAGGCGAAAGTGTTGTCGACCACGCCGATCAGCTTGTGGCGGCGGGCGATGGCCGACACCTGTTGCAGGTCCACCAGCTGGTTCAACGGATTGGACGGCGTTTCCACCCAGATCATCCGGGTGTTCGGGCGGATGGCGGCCTCCAGCGCGGCGCTGTCGTCGGAGGCGACATAGGTCACTTCCAGGTTGGCGCTGGCCTTGCGCACCTTCTCGAACAGACGATAGGTGCCGCCGTACAGGTCGTTGACCGCGATCAGGTGGCTGCCGGCCGGCAGCAGCTCCAGCACGGTGGAGATCGCCGCCAAGCCGGAGCCGAAAGCGTAGCCGCGGATGCCGCCTTCCAGTTCGGCCACCGCGCGCTCCAGCGCCTCGCGGGTCGGGTTCTGCGAGCGGGAATACTCGTAGCCGGTGTGCTCGCCCGGCGCGTGCTGGCGGTAGGTGGAGGTGGCGTAGATCGGCGGCATCACCGCGCCGAACGGGTCCTCGTGCGCGCCGGCGGTCACGGCCAGGGTGTGGAAATCGGTCATGTTTTCAATCCTCTCTCAAAATCATGCGCCCCGGCGCAATCGGCCAGGGCGGGAAATCGGCTTAAGCGGCGCGCGGCTGGCGGCGCCAGAACGACAGCAGGTCGGCCTGGGTGATCAGCCCCAGATAGCGGCCCTTGTCGACGATCAGCGCGATGTGGCCGTCGTTGAACACCTGCAGCAGATCCTGCAACGAGGCCTGCGGCGACAGCGTGCGCACATGGCTGCTCATCGCCGTGGCCACGGTCTGGCGGAAGTTTTCCGGCTCGCCGTGCACCGACAGCAGCAGGTCCCATTCGTCCAGCACGCCGACCACCTTGTCGTCGTCCAGCACCGGCATCTGCGACACGTCGTGCAGGCGCATCCGCTGGTAAGCCACATTGAGCGGCTCGTCCGGATGGCAAGACACCGTGCTGCCGTCCTGGTGGCGGCGGACGATCAGATCGGTCAGTCCGCCCACCTCGGGCAGGCGCAGCATGCCCTGGTCGACCAGCCAGTCGCGGTTGTACATCTTGGACAGGTACTTGTTGCCGCTGTCGCACACCAGCGTCACCACCCGCTTGGGCTCGGTTTGCTCGCGGCAGTAGCGCAACGCGGCGGCAAGCAACGCGCCGGACGACGAACCGGCCAGAATGCCCTCGCTGCGCAGCAGTTGCTGGGCGGTGTCGAAGCTTTCCTGATCGCTGACGCGGAAGGCGCGCTTCACCATCGACAGATCGGTCTGCGGCGGGATGAAGTCCTCGCCTATGCCCTCGATCAGCCAGCTGCCGGCCTGGCCGAAGCTGCCGGTTTCGACATAATCGGCCAACACAGACCCCACCGGATCGGCCAGCACGAAGGCGGTGGCCGGCGCCTTGGCGCGGAAGAAGCGGGTCAGGCCGGTCAGCGTGCCGCTGGAGCCGACGCCGACCACCACCGCGTCCACCTCGCCGTTCATCTGGCGCCAGATTTCCGGCCCGGTGGTGGTTTCATGCGCCAGCGGATTGGCCGGGTTGTTGAACTGGTCGATGTAGTAGGCGCCGGGCGTCTCGCTGGCGATGCGCGCCGCCAGGTCCTGGTAGTACTCCGGATGGCCCTTGCCGACGTCGGAGCGGGTCAGCACCACCTGGGCGCCCAGCGCCTGCAGATGCAAAATCTTCTCCCGGCTCATCTTGTCCGGCACCACCAGCGTCAGCGGGTAGCCCTTCTGCGCGGCCACCAGCGCGAGACCCAGCCCGGTATTGCCGGCGGTGGCCTCGATGATGGCCCCGCCCGGTTTCAACTTGCCGTCCCGCTCGGCCGCCTCGATCATGGTCAAGGCGATCCGATCCTTGATGGAGCCGCCCGGATTGTGGCTTTCCAGCTTCAGGTACAGCTCGCACGGCCCGGTATCCAGATGGCTGACGCGAACCAATGGCGTGTTGCCGATCAGCGATAAGACGCTATTGTCCTGCATTTCAATACTCCTGGCTATTTTAAAATTACTTTTAGTAATTTTTTGTTATATAAAAATTGCAGAATCTTCTACAAAGGAGAAGTAGTCCTACTGAATATAGTTAGCCTTCACACCACGGCGCTCGCCTGCATGAAGCTGTAGAAGAATACCAGTTCTGGATTGCTTCTCAGCAATCTCAATTCCCTTGTCATCGAATCAACCAGTTCGGCATCCACTCTGCCCGCCTCTATCAACTGGTCGGCCGCCGACAACAGGAGTTCGGCCCAGTAATCCAGCACTTGCTGGCGCCGATGCGGCTCGCGGCTGTCCAGATGCCAGGTCTTCACTTTGGTTTCCACGTGGCGGAACCCCAGCCGCATCAGGATGTTGCCCAGCTTCGCCCCGACAAAGGGATCGCCGCCGACCGACAACTGGTGGTCGTTGAAAGCCAGCCAGTACTGCTGCAGATTGGCCGAATACGGCGCCAGGAAGAAGGTGGCGTTCATCGCTTCGGTCGCGTACAGCCGCGCGCCTGGCTTCAGCACCCGCCGCACTTCGGCCAGCACGCGCTCCGGCGAATGGACGTGTTCCAGAATCCAGCACAGGAAGGCGCCGTCGAAGCTGGCAGGCGGGAAATCCAAATCCTCGGCGTCCATGTGCAGCAGCGTCGCCCTGTCGTGATAAGGGCTGCCCTGCAGCCGCTGGCGCGCCACTGCCAGCTGGCGCTGGCTGAAGTCCAGGCCGGTGATGCCCA
This genomic window from Chromobacterium violaceum ATCC 12472 contains:
- a CDS encoding C39 family peptidase produces the protein MNKRLNAMILASALSASAAAALADSKVLNVPLTTQEHSQWCWAGSSKAVLGLYNKTPTQCAIVNWAFGINYACGNSNFNWNSYANQPNDMFGSNGSLQGILKNWGVPNTAVYDYLSWTHVLQDIQANRPFVIRYGWTNGGGHFIVGRGYQSGSGNYLYMMNPWPGEGMTYASYNSVVSASDHNWTHTLRMSVSP
- a CDS encoding RidA family protein; this translates as MSIYRHKQGARLAEAVVSNGLIFLAGQVPENTDADARGQTENVLAQIDALLAELDSDKTKIVDVTIFLASLADYDAMNAAWDAWVPAGNVPARATVEAKLANPAWKVEIKLVAAR
- a CDS encoding trans-sulfuration enzyme family protein, which codes for MTDFHTLAVTAGAHEDPFGAVMPPIYATSTYRQHAPGEHTGYEYSRSQNPTREALERAVAELEGGIRGYAFGSGLAAISTVLELLPAGSHLIAVNDLYGGTYRLFEKVRKASANLEVTYVASDDSAALEAAIRPNTRMIWVETPSNPLNQLVDLQQVSAIARRHKLIGVVDNTFASPVNQRPLDFGFDIVVHSATKYLNGHSDVVAGVAVVSRDQPELAEQLAFLHNAVGAILDAFPSFLVLRGLRTLALRIEQHNRNGLAIARWLEAQPWVEKVLYPGLESHPQHALARRQMQGYGGIVSFYLKGDVKAFLARLKLFALAESLGGVESLVCLPAAMTHASIPAERRAALGIHDNLIRLSVGVEGEAALIADLEQARRDS
- a CDS encoding pyridoxal-phosphate dependent enzyme — encoded protein: MQDNSVLSLIGNTPLVRVSHLDTGPCELYLKLESHNPGGSIKDRIALTMIEAAERDGKLKPGGAIIEATAGNTGLGLALVAAQKGYPLTLVVPDKMSREKILHLQALGAQVVLTRSDVGKGHPEYYQDLAARIASETPGAYYIDQFNNPANPLAHETTTGPEIWRQMNGEVDAVVVGVGSSGTLTGLTRFFRAKAPATAFVLADPVGSVLADYVETGSFGQAGSWLIEGIGEDFIPPQTDLSMVKRAFRVSDQESFDTAQQLLRSEGILAGSSSGALLAAALRYCREQTEPKRVVTLVCDSGNKYLSKMYNRDWLVDQGMLRLPEVGGLTDLIVRRHQDGSTVSCHPDEPLNVAYQRMRLHDVSQMPVLDDDKVVGVLDEWDLLLSVHGEPENFRQTVATAMSSHVRTLSPQASLQDLLQVFNDGHIALIVDKGRYLGLITQADLLSFWRRQPRAA
- a CDS encoding class I SAM-dependent methyltransferase, which codes for MSALQLADAQADLPYIHGFSAAEQARLVRQARFSEAMVYRDVDFSGVQKLLEVGCGVGAQTEILLRRFPDVGITGLDFSQRQLAVARQRLQGSPYHDRATLLHMDAEDLDFPPASFDGAFLCWILEHVHSPERVLAEVRRVLKPGARLYATEAMNATFFLAPYSANLQQYWLAFNDHQLSVGGDPFVGAKLGNILMRLGFRHVETKVKTWHLDSREPHRRQQVLDYWAELLLSAADQLIEAGRVDAELVDSMTRELRLLRSNPELVFFYSFMQASAVV